The following proteins come from a genomic window of Hymenobacter canadensis:
- a CDS encoding (Fe-S)-binding protein has protein sequence MPTAVDIFIPCFVDQLFPQTAMNMVKVLEAVGCEVHYNSNQTCCGQPAYNAGYKAESREVACKFLDDFPNEPGRYIVSPSASCVGMVRNAYAELFDGSPEQSQYHGTQRRIYELTEFLVDVLGVQSVPQARLNGTYTYHDSCSALRECGIKEGPRRLLDAIPGLQRLEMVENETCCGFGGTFAVKFQAISVAMAEQKVEHALATGANYIVSTDTSCLMHLDAYIRREKKPIKTMHIADVLASGW, from the coding sequence ATGCCAACTGCCGTCGACATCTTCATTCCCTGCTTCGTAGATCAGCTGTTTCCGCAAACTGCCATGAATATGGTGAAGGTGCTGGAGGCCGTGGGCTGCGAGGTGCACTACAACAGCAACCAGACCTGCTGCGGCCAGCCGGCCTACAACGCCGGCTACAAGGCCGAAAGCCGCGAGGTAGCGTGCAAATTTCTCGATGATTTCCCCAACGAGCCGGGCCGCTACATCGTGAGCCCCTCGGCCTCGTGCGTGGGCATGGTGCGCAACGCTTACGCCGAACTGTTCGATGGCAGCCCCGAGCAGAGCCAGTACCACGGCACCCAGCGCCGCATTTACGAGCTGACCGAGTTTCTGGTGGATGTGCTGGGCGTGCAGTCGGTGCCGCAGGCCCGCCTCAACGGCACTTACACCTACCACGACTCCTGCTCCGCTTTGCGAGAGTGCGGCATCAAGGAAGGCCCGCGCCGTTTGCTCGACGCCATTCCGGGCCTGCAGCGGCTGGAAATGGTGGAAAACGAAACCTGCTGCGGCTTCGGCGGCACCTTCGCCGTGAAGTTCCAGGCCATATCCGTGGCCATGGCCGAGCAGAAGGTAGAGCACGCCCTAGCCACCGGCGCTAACTACATCGTCAGCACCGACACCAGCTGCCTGATGCACCTCGACGCCTACATCCGCCGCGAAAAGAAGCCGATTAAGACGATGCACATTGCTGATGTGCTGGCAAGTGGCTGGTGA